Part of the Salinigranum rubrum genome is shown below.
GCGGACGCGCTCGTCCGGTACTCCGGGTAGTCTGTCGGGAGACGGCCGAGGACAGGGAGTCGTCGACGGCGTCGCGAATCAGTCGAGTTCCTTCACGACCGTCGCGGGGTTTCCCTGCACGACCACGTCGTCCGGGACGTCGTTCGTGACGACGGCGCCCGAGGCGACGACGGCGCGGTCGCCGACCGTCACCCCAGGGTTGAGCACGGCCCGGCCGCCGATCCAGACGTCGTCGCCGACTTCGACCGCCTTCCCGTACTCCGGCCCCTCGATTCGGGCCGCAGCGTCGAGCGGATGCGTCGCGGTGTAGACGTGGACGCCCGGTCCGAGGAGACAGTTCCGTCCCACGTCGATGCGGCAGACGTCGAGGAAGACGCAGTCGAAGTTCGCGTAGAAGCCGTCGTCGACGTGGACGTTGTAGCCGTAGTCACAGCGGACGGGTGGCTCGACCGCGACGTTCTCGCCGACGGTCCCGAACAGTTCGCCGAGGAGCGCCTCGCGCCGCTCGTGTTGGTCGGGGTCGGTGTCGTTGTACCACTGGGTGAGCGCGCGGGCCGCCTCGCGGTCGGCGACGAGTTCCGGGTCGGACGCGTCGTACAACTCGCCGGCGAGCATCTTCTCCTTCTCGCTCTGCACGCTTTTGGCGTCGCGTCCGCCGGATAAAAGCCCGTTGTCGGCGTCGGTTACGACTCCTCCGTTTCGTCGAGGGGGTCCTCCAGTTCGCCGGTGATCTCCTCGAACGCGTCGGTCGCCGTGACCAGCCCCACCGTCTCCCCCTCGTCGACGACGACGGCGAGTTCCTGCTGTTCCTCCTGAAACCGGTCGATGAGGTCGCTCACCGGGAGGTCCGGCGAAACGGTCATCGGCGGCGCTGCGATGTCCGCGAACGCCTGCTCGCCGCGTTCGAGGTCGTCGAGGTGCGTCATCAGCGACGGGACGTAGACGGTGCCGACCACCTCGTCGATACTCTCGCCCACGAGCGGGAACCGGGTGTGTGGCGTCTCCCGGATCAACTCGAAGTTCTCGCTGGTGGATCGGGTGGTGGAGATGGTCACCATCTCCTCGGCGGGGACCATGATGTCCGCCGTCTGGATCTGGTCGATGGCGAGGGCGTTCATCACCTCACGACGGCGCTCCGGCGGGACGTCGAGCGTCGTCAGCACGCTCCCCATCTGACTCAGGAGTTCACCGCGCGTCGCCGCCTCTCCCCCTTCTTCGAGTTCCTCCTCGGCCCACGACCGGGTAATCTCGACGCCGAGCAGCGACAGCAGCGCCTTCGCCGTCCAGTCGGCCAGTCGGATGACCGGCGAGAGGATCCGCGTCCACCAGTAGAGGATGGGCGCGCCGTACTTCGCGATGGTCTTCGTCCGCTCGATGCCGAGGTACGTCGGCGCCTGCTCGCCGATGGTGAGGTGGAGGAGGTTGATGACCGCGAGGGAGGCGACCGCCGCGAGCGCGGAGTGACCGCCCTCTCCGCCACCCCCGAGCAGGCCGTCGACGCCGAGTGCCGTGAGCGCGGGGTCGAGGACGGCCGTGAGCGCCGGTTCGGCCGCGACACCGAGGCCGACGCTGCAGATGGTGATCCCCAGTTGACAGCCCGAGAGGTATATCTCCAGGCGTTCCGTCATGTCCCAGGCCCGTTCGAGCCCTGCGGACCCCTGGAACTCGTCTTCGGTGAACTGCCGGACGCGTGTCATCGCGAACTCGATGGTGACGAAGTAGCCGTTCCCGAGGAGGAGGACGAGCCCCGCGACGAGGCGGACGAGTGTAGCTGTGGTGACCATTTACCATGTCGTCCGAGTCATGCGACGGTGATAAAACCGCTCTCTCGGAGAACGGGCACACGGCGGTCGTCGCGGTGACGCACCCCCTCCTCGGTCGAGCGTGTCCGTGGACGCTGACTCGCCGAGACGTCGACGGTTCTCGGTTCCGGACCCCGCTCGGTCGACGGCGTCGAATCCGGTTCTCAGCTGAGAGCCATCTCCGTTCGAGTTCGCCGACCGCTCGTTCGCCATCGAGTGGTCAGTCGGACGTTGTATATCAATGATATTATAAATACGGCCGTGGATCGCCGACTGCCCGACGCTTCCTGGGACGCTTCGAACTCAGAACAGCCCCGTGATGAATCCGACCCCCATGAGGACGAGGACGAACGCCGAGAACACCGGGAGATACGGCGTGTACCGTTCGACCCGCTCCTCGTAGTGCTGGTACCCCGCGATCAACAGCATCGTCAGTCCGACGATACCGACGACGACGGTGATGGCGTACGCGCTCATCAGTTCCAGACAGTGGTTCGACCCGGCACAGAGCGCGATTATCTCGAACTCCTCTTCGTGGGCGAACCCGAGAACGAACGCGAACCACGCGATACCGAGGAGGCCACGGTCGGCGGCTTCGTCGAGGTCACCGTGTGAGTGGGCGTGTCCCCCGACGAAGGGAACGAACCCCTTCAGACGAGAGAACAGCCCACCGCCCGCGTGGTGGTGAGTACGACCGTGGTCGTGTGAGTGGCTGTAGTCGTGTGAGTGTCCGCTGTCGCCGTTACCCACCCCGACGAAGGCGTACTCGAACCCCTCCCCTTCCGGGTGTTCGTGGTGGTCGTGATGGTCGTTCCCGTGGCCGTGGTCGCCGCGGTCGTGAGTTCCGTGAGAGTGTCCGTGGAAGTACTCGCGGATTCCGAGCGCGATGAGCAA
Proteins encoded:
- a CDS encoding CNNM domain-containing protein → MVTTATLVRLVAGLVLLLGNGYFVTIEFAMTRVRQFTEDEFQGSAGLERAWDMTERLEIYLSGCQLGITICSVGLGVAAEPALTAVLDPALTALGVDGLLGGGGEGGHSALAAVASLAVINLLHLTIGEQAPTYLGIERTKTIAKYGAPILYWWTRILSPVIRLADWTAKALLSLLGVEITRSWAEEELEEGGEAATRGELLSQMGSVLTTLDVPPERRREVMNALAIDQIQTADIMVPAEEMVTISTTRSTSENFELIRETPHTRFPLVGESIDEVVGTVYVPSLMTHLDDLERGEQAFADIAAPPMTVSPDLPVSDLIDRFQEEQQELAVVVDEGETVGLVTATDAFEEITGELEDPLDETEES
- a CDS encoding sugar O-acetyltransferase codes for the protein MQSEKEKMLAGELYDASDPELVADREAARALTQWYNDTDPDQHERREALLGELFGTVGENVAVEPPVRCDYGYNVHVDDGFYANFDCVFLDVCRIDVGRNCLLGPGVHVYTATHPLDAAARIEGPEYGKAVEVGDDVWIGGRAVLNPGVTVGDRAVVASGAVVTNDVPDDVVVQGNPATVVKELD